DNA sequence from the Chryseobacterium indicum genome:
CTGATCAGCCAGAAATCCGATCCGCCTTTGGAATCGTCTTTTTTATCCAGCCCTTTCCCTGAATAGCTGGAACCCGCCAGAAGAAATCCTCCTTCCTGCGTATTCACCGTTGCCGACAAAAAGTCATGGTTTTTCCCTGAGAAATATTTTTCCCAGACCTCTTCGCCCTGCTGGTTAAGTTTTACCAGATGGAAATCGTAACCGTTGTTCTGCTTTTTGTTGTCAGATGCTGGTTGATTGTTGTCAGGATGGATGCTGCTTCCGGTAATTAGATATTGCTGATCGATGGTCGTGGTGACCTGTGAGAGAAAGTCCTGCGTAGAAGACCGGATGTCTTTCTGCCACACCACTTCCTGGGCATATACCCCCAGAATGCTGCACAGAGTGAACACACTCATGCTGAGTTTTTTCATAGTGTAATTTTAACGTTATTGTAAAGGTGAAATTAAGAATAGAACGGGTTAAAAAAATAAGGAAACCCGCATTCTTGAAAAATTATTACAGATAGAATCTGTTCGAAAATCTTTTTTTGTATTCATGGTCTTTGTTTTTTTATCGGCTTTTGACAGCCTGTTTTAGTTTTTTTTAAAATCAGAATGGTAAAAAGCTGTTAGTCTTTTTATCTTCTGCAAAGTTACACCCCTGTAACGACAAAAGGTGTCGTTTTATTTTAAAGATGCAAAAATTTTTAAAAAGGTTGGAAATTAATCAAAAAAAAAGAAAGCGTGGAGCTTCCCATTTTCCCGTTACAATCCGGAAACGAAATTAGACAAAATATTTTTCAACGCAAAGTTTATTTACTGTGCGCTTCGGCTCCGCTCAGCGCACGGTGGTGGGTGTATTTACAATGATCTGTTTAAAATGGAGTGGTAATGAAGTACGCTCTGCAGAGTCGAAGCGGAAAATATCCGCCTTAAAATTTTATCGTAGATAAAATCTTTGCGCCTTAATACATAGAGCATGAAGTTGTTTAAAGTAAAAGATTTTGCTCCTTTAGGAGCAGAATCTGTGTAGAAATAAGAATAAATCCGTCAGTCAATCCATAGGATTGATATCTATACTGCGATAAATTTTCTAAAGATAGCGTTCCTACGGAACGCAGAACGCCTTGCGAATATGGTGTCTGCACAGATAAAACTCTATAGAGTTTTCTACCATTTTACTTTAAACAACTTTGATGTTAGAAATCCTGCGCCTTTGCGATTGTAAACAATTTTGGGGAGGGTTATTCAGGATGATGTGTGCTTCGGCTGCGCTCAGCGTACGGCGGTGGGTTTGTGTTACAATGATTTGTTTAAAATGGAGTGGCAATGAAGTGTGCTTCGGCTCCGCTCAGCATACGGTGGCGGGTTTGTGTTACAATGATTTGTTTAAAATGGGGTGACAATGATGTGCGCTTCGGCTCCGCTCAGCCCACGGTGGCGGGTTTGTGTTACAATGATCTGTTGAAATTGATGTAGTAATGATGTACGCATTGCAGAGCCGAAGCGGAAAATATCCGTATTATATTTTATCGGAGATAAAATCCTTGCGCCTTAATACATAGAGTATGAAGATGTTTAAAGTAAAAGAATTTGCTCCTTTAGGAGCAGAATCTGTGTAGAAATAAGAATAAATCCGTCAGTCAATCCATAGGATTGATATCTTAAATACGATACATTTTCTAAAGATAGCGTTCCTACGGAACGCAGAACACCTTGTGAATATAGTGTCTGCACAGATAAAACTCTATAGGGTTTTCTGCCATTTTACTTTAAACAACTTTGATGTTAAAAATCTTGCGTCCTTGCGATTGTAAACAATTTTGGGGAGGGTTGTTCAGGATGATGTGTGCTTCGGCTCCGCTCAGCGCAAGGTGGTGGGTTTGTGTTACAATAATTTGTTTAAAATAGTGTGGCGTTGATATATGCTGAGCGGAGCCGAAGTGTATCTTTATTCACTTTGAAAATCATAAAAAACATTAAAAATTTTTTCCGGTGAACAGCATTCATTTTTACAGGAAATTTTATCCCTCTGATTCCGGATAACCAAAATTTTAACAAATAATTTTCAGAGTTTTTATTAAAGGAATGAATTTCTGCATTGTAGAGTTTTCCCCGCTTCTGCCTTTAGGAGGCGGGATACGCAATATTTTATATTTCCTCTACGTTTGAAATAAAAATTAATGCCATCATTTCTTAAAGAGCACAATATGAAAAAGAAATTTAGCAATCCTCCGTTGTATGATGAGGAGACCATGCATACCATTCTGGATATCTTTTCCGGAATTCTGGAAACTCTTGAAAAAAAGCAGATCGGCGATTTGCAGTATTATGACAGTGCCGATGTAAAAAGGCTGCTGAAGATCAGTGACAGTACCTTATTCAGAATCCGGAAATCACAGAATATTCCGCATGTAAAGATCGGAAAGAAGATATATTATCCCAAATGGTTTTTT
Encoded proteins:
- a CDS encoding helix-turn-helix domain-containing protein, giving the protein MKKKFSNPPLYDEETMHTILDIFSGILETLEKKQIGDLQYYDSADVKRLLKISDSTLFRIRKSQNIPHVKIGKKIYYPKWFFNTALKK